From Acidianus brierleyi:
ACTGCTTTAGCCAGGAAATTGGCTAGAATAGTTTGGAGTGTTTGGTATAATAATAAGCCTTATGAGCCTAAGTGATCCTCCCCAAATCGCCACGTGGATTGAAAGGTACACGTGGCAATCTTAGTTGACATTATGCTTGAAGTTCAACCAAAATATTTATTACTGAACGCCCCTGTTAAGATAAATTCTCTTATCAGTATAGTACTTCTATATAACATTATAATAAATGTTTTAATAATATAATATTATATTGTGTAAAATAGCTTTATCATAATCCTATCCATAACTATTTATTCGTAATTATGTCTCTATGTTTCTTAAGACTAAGTAGTCTCATGCTAGGAGAAAATTCTGCTAAGAAAAAATTAGTTTTAGATTTAATAAATGGAAAAACAATAGCTATACCGTTAGATACCAATATTACTATAATAATTACAGTAAAAAATAACAAAATAAAGAAAAAAGTATATTTTAAAAATACAAGAAACATAAGCAAAGAATACAGAGATCTTGTGATATTTCCGATATTTATTACAATTTAATGATATTATCTTAATACTCTAGGTAATATTAAGATGGCTAATAATAGATTAAAGAGTACTATAGCAGAGAGAATTATATATAGCCTGTTCTTATCATATAGAAAGTATATTAGAGCTAATGCGGTTCTTATTACAGGAATTGAAATAAGAACCATTAAACCTATGTATATGAAACTTAGGCCACTGAGGTCTGTAAAACCATTTAGTATAAAAGGTAAGGAAGCAGTAGAAGAATTAACTACTGAAACTCTAGAGAATAATTCATTTAGTGTATAACCGTCTGCACCATGCTCAATAACAGTTATTGCGACACCTATAGCTACTAACACTATACTTAAAATAACGCCAACCCTCATAACTATTCCAGTTACCGCATCTAAATCTGTCATGAGATACCTAACCCCCTCAATATCATCTGAATTCCTAAAAATGCCAATAAAATTATAAAAACTGTTCTTATCCTTTTATTCTTTAATTTTACTAAAGTTCTTGTGCCAGTAAATGCTCCGATTAGAACTCCTATTGTTGTAGCAGCGGCTATAATTGGTTGAATATATCCAAACGCCCAATATATTCCACTGCTAGTAGCTGCAGTTACACCTATCATAAAATTACTAGTAGTTGTTGTGACCTTAATAGGTAAATTCATTACCCAATCCATTCCTATGACTTTTAAAGCACCAGACCCTATTCCAAGAAGCCCTGACACGTATCCTGCAGTAAACATTACTAATTCGCCGTAAATCCATCTTACGCCATGATATTTTACTACGCTATTTAACGCGGCATCATAATATTCTCCATTCATCTGGAAAAATTTTGTGGACCAGTCTGGAGGTAACATGTCTGGTATTTCCGACTTACCTCTCTTTAATGTAGGATATACAGAACCCAATAGAACAATTCCAAAAACTATATAAATTATATTTTCTAAATGATGGGAATAAATAAATGTAACAGTCAAAGAACCAGCAATAGCGCCTAATGTTGTAGCAGTTTGTAACGATGTACCTATTTTTAAGTTTATTATCTTATCTTTTATATATGCACTTGCTGCGCCACTTGACGTGGAAATTGTTGAAATAAGGCTAGCTCCAGTTGCATAAACTATTGGAACTCCTGTATATAGAGTTAGAATAGGTACTAAAACAGTACCTCCTCCTAATCCAGTAAGAGATCCTAGATATCCTGCTATAATAGAAGCTATAAGTACTGCTAAGAAAAGTTCTATTCCAGTTAACATTCGAAATCCCAAAAATATGTTATAGATATGACTAATTAAAGTCTACCTAGTAAGCATCTGAATTTTATATTGAACTTAACGTTATTATTAAGGACATAGTTCTATTATCATCTAATTAGTCTCAAATCTAATATTTAGACTAAAACTAATCTATTATAATACTTTCGTTAAATTGATATTATTTCTCTATTATTACTCAATTTACATAAAAATATTTATACTTCTATTAACAATCAATTTTTAATTATTTAATTAATTATAAAGATATTATTAAATATTTTAAAATTAAGTACAAAATGTATTACAAGATTATTATTGCAAAAAATTAAGATAGAAAATCATTTGAGGATACTCTACTAACATGAGAAATATTAAAGTAAAAATAGAAATAAAATATATGCCGCCGCGGGGACTTGAACCCCGGACAACCCGGTCTTCAGCCGGGCGCTCTCCCGGGCTGAGCTACGGCGGCACTTAATTATATCTAAAGTCTTAAACTTAAAATTTTTGCCGAAATATTATGTAGGGGCTCGGCGACTCTCTAAGAGAAGCCCTTAAAAGGGCGCAATGAAATAGGGTCTCCAGGAGCCCCAACAATGAAGAAAATATTATTAGTTCAAATAAATAAGGTAGATAGACTTATTTTACAAAGCATAGTAGATGTATTATTAGAAAGAAAGTTTAGCGTAAATATATTTCCAGAAATATTTCATATATCCATAAACGCATATGATTGGAATGAAGACAAGTACATTTCAGATATTATTTTGAAAAAATTTCAAAGCAGGTTTAATAACTTTCCATTTGATATTATTATTGGAATTACAGATATAGACATCAATAATACAGATAATTTTTATATGAAAAATGGTAATATAGCTATTATACCTATTAAAAACATATTTAATAAAAATAACGTGAATCTTTCTATAGAAAGAATTAACAAAATAATATTTTACATTATAGGGATGTATAGTGGAATAGATAATTGCAAGAATTACTGCATAATGAAGGGATTTAAAAACATAGAAGAGCTTGACTCTTTACCTTTAGAC
This genomic window contains:
- a CDS encoding sulfite exporter TauE/SafE family protein, with protein sequence MLTGIELFLAVLIASIIAGYLGSLTGLGGGTVLVPILTLYTGVPIVYATGASLISTISTSSGAASAYIKDKIINLKIGTSLQTATTLGAIAGSLTVTFIYSHHLENIIYIVFGIVLLGSVYPTLKRGKSEIPDMLPPDWSTKFFQMNGEYYDAALNSVVKYHGVRWIYGELVMFTAGYVSGLLGIGSGALKVIGMDWVMNLPIKVTTTTSNFMIGVTAATSSGIYWAFGYIQPIIAAATTIGVLIGAFTGTRTLVKLKNKRIRTVFIILLAFLGIQMILRGLGIS
- a CDS encoding DUF1634 domain-containing protein — protein: MTDLDAVTGIVMRVGVILSIVLVAIGVAITVIEHGADGYTLNELFSRVSVVNSSTASLPFILNGFTDLSGLSFIYIGLMVLISIPVIRTALALIYFLYDKNRLYIILSAIVLFNLLLAILILPRVLR